In Rathayibacter sp. VKM Ac-2762, one DNA window encodes the following:
- a CDS encoding response regulator transcription factor, with product MAQLLILTSAGGAEVLPALGLLSHRTRQIPAEPAQLVNAPSCDLILVDARQDLASAKSLCKILTTTGINVPLILILTEGGLTAVSADWGVNDVILDSAGPAEVDARIRLVIGRLAQEQSTSRIQASGVVIDEASYSAKVHGRPLDLTFKEFELLRFFATHPSRVFTREQLLSEVWGYDYFGGTRTVDVHVRRLRAKLGDLESLIGTVRNVGYRFNVYEEDNERVAQPVR from the coding sequence GTGGCGCAGTTGTTGATACTGACCTCGGCGGGAGGCGCCGAGGTGCTCCCCGCACTGGGGCTCCTCAGCCACCGGACCCGGCAGATCCCCGCGGAGCCCGCCCAGCTCGTGAACGCCCCGAGCTGCGATCTGATCCTGGTCGATGCGCGGCAGGACCTCGCCAGCGCCAAGTCGCTCTGCAAGATACTCACGACCACGGGCATCAACGTCCCCCTCATCCTGATCCTCACGGAGGGCGGGCTCACGGCCGTCTCGGCCGACTGGGGCGTCAACGACGTCATCCTCGACTCGGCCGGCCCCGCCGAGGTCGACGCCCGCATCCGCCTGGTGATCGGCCGGCTGGCGCAGGAGCAGTCGACCTCGCGCATCCAGGCCTCGGGCGTCGTGATCGACGAGGCCAGCTACTCCGCCAAGGTGCACGGGCGCCCGCTCGACCTCACCTTCAAGGAGTTCGAGCTCCTCCGCTTCTTCGCCACGCACCCCTCGCGCGTCTTCACCCGCGAGCAGCTGCTGAGCGAGGTGTGGGGGTACGACTACTTCGGCGGCACCCGCACGGTCGACGTGCACGTGCGGCGCCTCCGCGCGAAGCTCGGCGACCTGGAGTCGCTGATCGGCACGGTCCGCAACGTCGGATACCGCTTCAACGTGTACGAAGAGGACAATGAGCGAGTCGCTCAACCTGTCCGTTGA
- a CDS encoding FABP family protein: MISLPSGLPPELVPLSWLLGVWEGSGVIDYTIGDDSVQAEFGHRISFSYDGLPYLNYNSYTWLIEEGAEEAPRPLVTETGYWRLSRALTDSDAGPGMLPGRGAPAFPDAESVETLRNAAGGFDIEVSLVHPDGVSELYLGQVKGPRIDLATDAVMRTAAAKDYAAATRLYGLVDDHLLWAWDIAALGQGLRTHSSGRLARVD, translated from the coding sequence GTGATCTCGCTTCCGTCGGGCCTGCCGCCCGAGCTCGTCCCCCTGTCCTGGCTGCTCGGCGTCTGGGAGGGCTCGGGCGTCATCGACTATACGATCGGCGACGACTCCGTCCAGGCCGAGTTCGGCCATCGCATCAGCTTCAGCTACGACGGCCTCCCGTACCTCAACTACAACTCCTACACGTGGCTGATCGAGGAGGGCGCCGAGGAGGCGCCCCGGCCCCTGGTCACCGAGACGGGCTACTGGCGCCTCAGCCGCGCGCTGACCGACTCCGACGCCGGCCCGGGAATGCTGCCCGGCCGCGGCGCACCTGCCTTCCCCGACGCCGAGTCCGTCGAGACGCTGCGCAACGCCGCCGGCGGGTTCGACATCGAGGTCTCGCTCGTGCACCCGGACGGGGTCAGCGAGCTCTACCTCGGTCAGGTCAAGGGGCCTCGGATCGACCTCGCGACCGACGCGGTGATGCGCACCGCCGCGGCGAAGGACTACGCCGCCGCCACGCGCCTCTACGGCCTGGTCGACGACCACCTGCTCTGGGCGTGGGACATCGCCGCGCTCGGCCAGGGCCTGCGGACCCACTCCTCCGGACGGCTCGCCCGTGTCGACTGA
- a CDS encoding folate-binding protein gives MAAPGAVATTSAAEPGVAAHYGEPFREQRALAAGTALVDLSGRGVVTVTGPDRLTWIDSLTSQAVSRLAPGASAETLLLDPTGRIEHVIRLVDDGETAWLLLDRDETAGLAAWLDRMRFMLRVEVADRTDDFATLAALGDGPALTLALSLAEEPVVWSDPWSQVQPGGWQYALTTEHPGASWELREVLVPRAALEALAETAVGVGVALAGVDALEALRIAAWRPRHATEVDERSIPHELDLLRSSVHLAKGCYRGQETVAKVHNLGHPPRRLVLLQLDGSDSVLPAHGDVITALKGGEPVEVGTVTSSAWHYEDGPVALAVVKRSVPVDLELTVLAGDSRVAAAQEVVVPPGAGAEAGVPRLPRLGATTR, from the coding sequence CTGGCCGCCCCGGGCGCCGTCGCGACGACGAGCGCCGCCGAGCCCGGCGTCGCCGCCCACTACGGCGAGCCCTTCCGCGAGCAGCGCGCTCTCGCCGCGGGCACCGCGCTCGTCGACCTCTCCGGCCGCGGCGTCGTGACCGTCACGGGGCCGGACCGCCTCACCTGGATCGACTCGCTCACCAGCCAGGCCGTCTCGCGCCTCGCTCCTGGCGCGTCCGCCGAGACGCTCCTGCTCGACCCGACCGGCCGGATCGAGCACGTCATCCGCCTCGTCGACGACGGCGAGACCGCCTGGCTCCTGCTCGACCGCGACGAGACGGCCGGCCTGGCCGCCTGGCTCGACCGGATGCGCTTCATGCTCCGCGTCGAGGTCGCCGACCGCACCGACGACTTCGCGACCCTCGCCGCCCTCGGCGACGGGCCGGCCCTGACGCTCGCCCTGTCCCTGGCCGAGGAGCCCGTCGTCTGGAGCGACCCGTGGTCGCAGGTCCAGCCGGGCGGCTGGCAGTACGCGCTGACCACAGAGCACCCCGGGGCCTCCTGGGAGCTCCGCGAGGTCCTGGTCCCGCGAGCGGCCCTCGAGGCCCTCGCGGAGACGGCCGTCGGGGTGGGAGTGGCCCTCGCCGGGGTCGACGCCCTCGAGGCCCTGCGCATCGCCGCCTGGCGCCCGCGCCACGCGACCGAGGTCGACGAGCGGTCCATCCCGCACGAGCTCGACCTCCTCCGCTCGAGCGTGCACCTCGCCAAGGGCTGCTACCGGGGCCAGGAGACGGTGGCGAAGGTGCACAATCTCGGCCACCCGCCCCGGCGCCTGGTCCTGCTGCAGCTCGACGGCTCCGACTCGGTCCTCCCCGCCCACGGCGACGTCATCACGGCGCTCAAGGGCGGCGAGCCGGTCGAGGTCGGCACGGTCACCTCCAGCGCCTGGCACTACGAGGACGGACCGGTCGCTCTCGCGGTCGTCAAGCGGAGCGTCCCGGTGGATCTCGAGCTGACCGTGCTGGCCGGCGACTCGCGCGTGGCCGCGGCCCAGGAGGTCGTGGTTCCGCCCGGAGCCGGAGCGGAGGCGGGAGTGCCCCGCCTGCCCCGCCTCGGGGCGACGACCAGGTAG
- a CDS encoding FUSC family protein codes for MVAARPAERGRAAERLRGLVRTPELSPARALARAGASLPAVLQIVLAAILAYSVAHFLLGHPSPVLALTATISSLGIARDTRPKQVAETATGMLIGITASEVLLLLWGSGVWQLAVVLAIVFTLGRALSPSPGFAVAAGTQAMLVMVLPAPDGGVFTRSVDGLIGGLAALLCTAIVPRPPLRTARAEAHRLLTALSRTVEELAEALRRGDSSASTAALERIRGTQPVIDGWTAALDSATGVARISPFVRRHRGELSRQAVMLSALDLATRNLRIVARRTDFLVGDGAPRPALAGAVAALGPGIALLGRAVADPSVLALARQDLVLLATTLDPQRLIPEARLAEKTVLVLLRPLVVDLLTATGAAPAEARAALPPLA; via the coding sequence GTGGTGGCCGCACGTCCCGCCGAGCGGGGCCGGGCGGCCGAGCGGCTGCGCGGTCTCGTCCGGACCCCCGAGCTGAGTCCCGCGCGCGCCCTCGCCCGCGCGGGGGCGTCGCTCCCCGCCGTGCTGCAGATCGTGCTCGCGGCGATCCTCGCCTACTCCGTCGCGCACTTCCTCCTCGGGCACCCCTCGCCGGTGCTGGCGCTGACGGCCACGATCTCGAGCCTCGGCATCGCGCGCGACACCCGCCCCAAGCAGGTGGCCGAGACAGCGACGGGGATGCTCATCGGCATCACGGCCAGCGAGGTCCTGCTCCTGCTGTGGGGGAGCGGCGTCTGGCAGCTCGCCGTCGTCCTCGCGATCGTCTTCACGCTCGGCCGGGCCCTCTCGCCCTCGCCGGGGTTCGCCGTGGCCGCCGGGACCCAGGCGATGCTGGTGATGGTCCTCCCTGCGCCGGACGGAGGCGTCTTCACCCGGAGCGTCGACGGCCTGATCGGCGGGCTCGCGGCGCTGCTCTGCACGGCGATCGTGCCCCGCCCGCCGCTGCGCACGGCGCGGGCCGAGGCGCACCGGCTCCTCACCGCGCTCAGCCGGACCGTGGAGGAGCTGGCCGAGGCGCTCCGCCGGGGCGACTCCTCGGCGTCCACCGCAGCCCTCGAGCGGATCCGCGGGACGCAGCCGGTCATCGACGGCTGGACCGCGGCGCTCGACTCCGCGACCGGCGTCGCCCGGATCTCGCCGTTCGTCCGTCGGCACCGCGGCGAGCTCTCCCGCCAGGCCGTGATGCTGTCCGCGCTGGACCTCGCGACCCGGAATCTGCGCATCGTCGCGCGCCGCACCGACTTCCTCGTCGGGGACGGCGCCCCGCGGCCGGCGCTCGCCGGAGCGGTCGCCGCCCTCGGCCCGGGCATCGCGCTGCTCGGCCGCGCGGTCGCCGATCCGTCGGTGCTCGCCCTGGCGCGTCAGGACCTCGTGCTGCTCGCGACCACGCTCGACCCCCAGCGGCTGATCCCGGAGGCGCGCCTCGCCGAGAAGACGGTGCTCGTCCTGCTCCGCCCGCTCGTCGTCGACCTGCTCACGGCGACCGGCGCCGCTCCCGCCGAGGCTCGGGCCGCCCTGCCCCCGCTCGCCTAG
- a CDS encoding class I SAM-dependent methyltransferase, whose product MPIGAVTRGTTGTNRLRRVDRRLAELPVLRSTASPLVVDLGFGASAVTTLELHRRLVRAAPDVEVLGLEIEPARVDTARRQLARVREGGTPFPADARVRFERGGFEVPLPAGRRAGVIRAFNVLRQYDEDAVEGAWATMTDRLQPDGVLVEGTCDEIGRICTWIEVGREGPRSLTLSLRLAAIPSPMTAAERLPKALIHRNVPGEGVHAFLSALERAWTLNAPLAVYGPGQRWIAAVRDLRPEWPVLGGPRRWRLGEVTVAWEAVAPSS is encoded by the coding sequence ATGCCCATCGGAGCCGTCACCCGCGGAACGACGGGCACGAACCGCCTCCGCCGGGTCGACCGCCGGCTCGCCGAGCTGCCCGTCCTGCGCAGCACCGCCTCCCCGCTCGTCGTCGATCTCGGCTTCGGGGCGAGCGCGGTCACCACGCTCGAGCTGCACCGCCGGCTCGTCCGGGCCGCGCCCGACGTCGAGGTGCTCGGCCTCGAGATCGAGCCCGCACGGGTCGACACCGCTCGGCGCCAGCTCGCCCGGGTGAGGGAGGGCGGCACGCCGTTCCCCGCGGACGCGCGCGTGCGCTTCGAGCGCGGCGGCTTCGAGGTTCCCCTGCCCGCGGGGCGGCGGGCGGGCGTCATCCGCGCCTTCAACGTGCTCCGCCAGTACGACGAGGACGCGGTGGAGGGAGCCTGGGCGACGATGACGGACCGCCTGCAGCCCGACGGCGTCCTGGTCGAGGGAACCTGCGACGAGATCGGCCGCATCTGCACCTGGATCGAGGTCGGCCGGGAGGGCCCGCGCTCGCTGACCCTCTCGCTCCGGCTCGCGGCGATCCCCTCGCCGATGACGGCGGCCGAGCGCCTGCCGAAGGCCCTCATCCACCGCAACGTGCCCGGCGAGGGCGTGCACGCCTTCCTCTCCGCCCTCGAGCGGGCGTGGACGCTGAACGCTCCTCTCGCCGTCTACGGTCCGGGTCAGCGCTGGATCGCGGCGGTCCGGGACCTCCGGCCGGAGTGGCCGGTCCTCGGCGGGCCGCGGCGCTGGCGCCTGGGCGAGGTGACGGTCGCGTGGGAGGCGGTCGCCCCCTCCTCCTGA
- a CDS encoding phosphoglyceromutase, protein MSETYTLILVRHGNSEWNQKNLFTGWVDVRLTEQGVAEATRAGELLTEAGLHPDIVYTSRQTRAIQTANIALEVAGRLWIDVKRSWRLNERHYGALQGKDKAQTLAEYGPEQFQTWRRSFDVPPPPLDDDDQYSQAHDERYADLGDALPRTESLKLVIERMLPYWESDIKPDLASGKTVMITAHGNSLRALVKTLDGISDSDIAELNIPTGIPLVYELNEDFEPIGEARYLDPEAAAAGAAAVAAQGAKK, encoded by the coding sequence ATGTCCGAGACCTACACCCTCATCCTCGTGCGCCACGGCAACAGCGAGTGGAACCAGAAGAACCTCTTCACCGGCTGGGTCGACGTGCGCCTGACCGAGCAGGGAGTCGCGGAGGCCACCCGCGCCGGCGAGCTGCTGACCGAGGCGGGCCTGCACCCCGACATCGTCTACACGTCGCGCCAGACGCGTGCGATCCAGACCGCCAACATCGCCCTCGAGGTCGCCGGCCGCCTGTGGATCGACGTCAAGCGCTCCTGGCGCCTCAACGAGCGCCACTACGGCGCCCTGCAGGGCAAGGACAAGGCGCAGACCCTCGCCGAGTACGGCCCCGAGCAGTTCCAGACCTGGCGCCGCTCCTTCGACGTGCCGCCGCCCCCGCTCGACGACGACGACCAGTACTCGCAGGCGCACGACGAGCGCTACGCCGACCTCGGCGACGCACTGCCCCGCACCGAGTCGCTGAAGCTCGTGATCGAGCGGATGCTCCCGTACTGGGAGTCCGACATCAAGCCGGACCTCGCCTCGGGCAAGACCGTCATGATCACCGCGCACGGCAACTCCCTCCGCGCGCTGGTGAAGACGCTCGACGGCATCTCGGACTCGGACATCGCGGAGCTCAACATCCCGACCGGGATCCCGCTCGTCTACGAGCTGAACGAGGACTTCGAGCCGATCGGGGAGGCGCGCTACCTCGACCCCGAGGCCGCGGCCGCCGGTGCCGCCGCCGTCGCCGCCCAGGGCGCCAAGAAGTAG
- the phoU gene encoding phosphate signaling complex protein PhoU, protein MREVFQQELAEVQERLVEISGLVEIAIEKATQAFNHSDVTLAEEVIASDARIDELAISLDELAIDILARQNPVARDLRIVVSALRISASLERMGDIAEHIAQLSRYRFPDKVVPKSLRPTFVEMGRLDVVVAHKLTDLLRSQDPRIAEEIRDEDDKIDELHVSVFDKVLSEAWKGQAADTVDATLASRYHERFADHAVSIAKKVQYLISGDYS, encoded by the coding sequence ATGCGCGAAGTTTTCCAGCAGGAGCTGGCCGAGGTCCAGGAACGACTCGTCGAGATCTCCGGACTCGTCGAGATCGCCATCGAGAAGGCGACCCAGGCGTTCAACCACTCCGACGTCACCCTCGCGGAGGAGGTCATCGCGAGCGACGCGCGCATCGACGAGCTGGCCATCAGCCTCGACGAGCTCGCGATCGACATCCTCGCCCGGCAGAACCCGGTCGCCCGCGACCTGCGGATCGTCGTCTCGGCGCTGCGCATCAGCGCATCGCTCGAGCGGATGGGCGACATCGCCGAGCACATCGCCCAGCTCTCGCGCTACCGCTTCCCCGACAAGGTGGTCCCCAAGAGCCTGCGTCCGACGTTCGTCGAGATGGGCCGCCTCGACGTGGTCGTCGCGCACAAGCTGACCGACCTGCTCCGCTCGCAGGACCCGCGCATCGCCGAGGAGATCCGCGACGAGGACGACAAGATCGACGAGCTGCACGTCAGCGTCTTCGACAAGGTGCTCAGCGAGGCGTGGAAGGGCCAGGCCGCCGACACCGTCGACGCGACCCTCGCCAGCCGCTATCACGAGCGCTTCGCCGACCACGCCGTGTCGATCGCCAAGAAGGTCCAGTACCTGATCTCGGGCGACTACTCCTAG
- a CDS encoding ATP-binding protein — MDSGLIVVLSLVLGVAIGILLTTVLTLAARQGRIAQDVISVGLPEGIEAIIDAVGSPAFVTDPSHNVLKASTRAVALGLVSQDTLLHPDLAAIVDRVRRFGDDIVQDLELATSPLSDAAVTLVVHATRLGSRYVLVIAEDHTEARRLEAVRRDFVANISHELKTPIGAVGLLAEALDSAADDPQQVRRFAHRLTQESHRLAKITREIIELSRLQAADVAGSAEIIRVDDVVTAALETTHVMAESHDVTLVKGGMKKAYVVGQEKMLVSALHNLLANAIQYSPAGSRVGIGVRSTGGVVEIAVTDQGIGIPEEDLDRVFERFYRVDQARSRHTGGTGLGLSIVKHAVQNHGGDVRVWSKPGRGSTFTIRLPEADPARTPFAATAPIGEHA; from the coding sequence GTGGATTCGGGCTTGATCGTGGTTCTGTCGCTCGTTCTCGGTGTCGCGATCGGGATCCTTCTGACGACCGTGCTCACGCTCGCCGCCCGCCAGGGCCGCATCGCGCAGGACGTGATCTCGGTCGGGCTCCCCGAGGGGATCGAGGCGATCATCGACGCCGTCGGCTCGCCGGCCTTCGTGACCGACCCGTCGCACAACGTGCTGAAGGCGTCCACCCGCGCCGTCGCGCTCGGCCTGGTCTCGCAGGACACGCTGCTCCACCCCGACCTCGCCGCCATCGTCGACCGCGTCCGCCGCTTCGGCGACGACATCGTCCAGGACCTCGAGCTCGCGACCAGCCCGCTCTCCGACGCCGCCGTGACGCTCGTCGTCCACGCGACCCGCCTGGGCTCCCGCTACGTCCTCGTCATCGCCGAGGACCACACCGAGGCGCGCCGGCTCGAGGCCGTCCGCCGGGACTTCGTCGCCAACATCTCCCACGAGCTGAAGACCCCGATCGGCGCCGTCGGCCTGCTCGCCGAGGCCCTCGACTCCGCCGCCGACGACCCCCAGCAGGTGCGCCGCTTCGCGCACCGGCTGACCCAGGAGTCGCACCGCCTCGCGAAGATCACCCGCGAGATCATCGAGCTCTCCCGCCTCCAGGCCGCCGACGTCGCCGGCTCCGCCGAGATCATCCGCGTCGACGACGTCGTCACGGCGGCGCTCGAGACCACCCACGTCATGGCGGAGTCGCACGACGTCACCCTGGTCAAGGGCGGGATGAAGAAGGCCTACGTCGTGGGGCAGGAGAAGATGCTCGTCTCGGCGCTGCACAACCTCCTCGCCAACGCCATCCAGTACTCGCCCGCCGGCTCCCGCGTGGGCATCGGCGTCCGCTCCACCGGCGGCGTCGTCGAGATCGCCGTCACCGACCAGGGCATCGGCATCCCGGAGGAGGACCTCGACCGGGTGTTCGAGCGCTTCTACCGCGTCGACCAGGCCCGCTCGCGCCACACCGGCGGCACCGGCCTCGGCCTCAGCATCGTCAAGCACGCCGTGCAGAACCACGGCGGCGACGTCCGCGTCTGGTCCAAGCCCGGCCGCGGCTCCACCTTCACCATCCGGCTCCCCGAAGCCGACCCCGCCCGGACGCCCTTCGCGGCGACCGCCCCGATAGGAGAACACGCGTGA
- a CDS encoding response regulator transcription factor: MTSILLVEDESALSEPLSYLLEREGYDVTVAEDGNRAVAAFDEGDYDLILLDLMLPGMPGTEVCREIRTRSSVPIIMVTAKDSEVDIVVGLELGADDYVTKPYSTRELLARIRAVLRRRTEEPGEERIVVAGPVRMDIERHTVEVDGVETPMPLKEFELLEMLLRNAGRVLTRGQLIDRVWGSDYFGDTKTLDVHVKRIRSKIEKTPKEPVLLVTVRGLGYRFDA, translated from the coding sequence GTGACCAGCATCCTGCTCGTCGAGGACGAGAGCGCCCTCAGCGAGCCCCTCAGCTACCTGCTCGAACGCGAGGGCTACGACGTCACCGTCGCCGAGGACGGCAACCGCGCCGTCGCCGCCTTCGACGAGGGCGACTACGACCTGATCCTCCTCGACCTCATGCTGCCCGGCATGCCCGGCACCGAGGTCTGCCGCGAGATCCGCACCCGCTCCTCCGTCCCGATCATCATGGTCACCGCCAAGGACTCCGAAGTGGACATCGTCGTCGGCCTGGAGCTCGGCGCCGACGACTACGTCACCAAGCCCTACTCCACCCGCGAACTGCTCGCCCGCATCCGCGCCGTCCTCCGACGCCGCACCGAGGAGCCCGGCGAGGAGCGGATCGTCGTCGCCGGCCCCGTCCGCATGGACATCGAACGCCACACGGTCGAAGTCGACGGCGTCGAGACCCCGATGCCCCTCAAGGAGTTCGAGCTCCTCGAGATGCTCCTCCGCAACGCGGGCCGCGTCCTCACCCGCGGCCAGCTCATCGACCGCGTCTGGGGGAGCGACTACTTCGGCGACACGAAGACCCTCGACGTCCACGTCAAGCGCATCCGCTCGAAGATCGAGAAGACGCCGAAGGAGCCGGTACTCCTGGTTACTGTCCGCGGCCTCGGCTACCGCTTCGACGCTTGA